The genomic segment CAACATTTGACAAAGGTCCCACAGACCTAGCATAATTAGTAGATTCAAAGAGGCTCTCAAATGAGATTTTAGCCTGCATCACCCCCTCTTTGACATTTATACATCAAATGAACATTACATTTGCATTTCagaataacatttaaaatacgCCTCTCTTTTAATACTACTTTGAAACTTTGTCATTGTTATTACTGGTTGTTATTTCTGCACTTTCAAGTTAAAATGAAAATTCTTGAATCAGTCAACACTGAAAGCACACAGGAAATTAGTCAGATCTACTGAAGTTTCCTCTTAAATAATCAAGCAGGCAGTAGATGAAAACCCACAGCATTGACGAGTGTGATGATAAAACGAGAGGCAGTAATTTAACTTGGCAATTAGTATAATCTCTCTTTACATTCACTGAGGGGTTTCTGGAGAATAACGGGCAGATTTCAGTTAAAATGCCTGTCTTCATCCTAAACATTTTCATGCCTTTGACATCTCCTGTCTCCTCTGCCAATATTTTCTAGGTCACGCTTACAGAAATGTGTCAGGCTGATGGAGTTTAATGACGGGTCATTCTCTGTGGCCTTTCTCCTCTGTATTATAGTGAGATGAAGTTATTTGTGGCTTACCTGCTGACTGCAGTGTCACTGTCAGAATCTGCCTCACAGTGTGCTTCAGATTAAAGTTTGCATGTTTGTATTGCAGATGTAGTTCTTTCTTGAGTTTTACCTCCAGGAAAAATACTGGTTTGAATTCCTGGAGAGAGTAAGCCCATCTTttttcaaattctttttttatgtaaagAGGTGACGCCCGTATCATCATGAAGTCTCTTGATAGTGGGTGGGAAGTCGAGCAAAATTTTTTGGCAGAGGAATGATTAGGTTTCAATCCTCTGAGGTCAACAGTGACTTCTCATTGTTGTGGATACTGACGGGGGTGTTCACACTGACATCAGTGTCTAGTCAGTAGATTCACTATTCGAAATGCATCAGGGCTTATCCTAAGAGCTTATTGCCCTCCAGGCACACTAAAAATGAAGACTCCAGTCTATCTCAGTTGTCAGGACTTCTTTTGCTTGTATTGTCAGGCAGAGGCACTGCTGATAGCACATTTTGGCATCTGTTGTTTCATCAGACACTTTTCATGACAGCAGGCTCTGGTTTAGATCCAATGCTCTGCCACAGTAGGTTGTTTGGCTCCCAGCACCAGTGTTAGGGTTATTACTTGTAGTCTTTTAAAAACCTTACCTTACCCGTTTGGCTGGATCTACACACATCATCCACAGCTCTAAAAACTTTGATACAAGTTTTTAACCATTCAGTCAGCGTATATAAATTTTTAactgttattattttgttatttagttatttaaagGCTTCTTTCGGGGGAGATGAGAACATAAAGAAAACTAgtgacagaaaatgttttgCTTATTCAGAATAATCTCACACAGTTCAGTGAAAGTAACACATTGATTGTCTGTCTGATATTTAGCATCTGTCTTCTGTATTTTCACAGATTCTTGCGCTGTCCAGTGAAGTTGCCCACCATGCGCGAGTACAAGCTTGTGGTGCTGGGGTCGGGAGGCGTGGGAAAGTCTGCACTGGTGAGTGATGGCTTCTATTAAAGCTTGAAAGCAGAGGGTATTTTTAATGAGTTTATACAAGACTGTAAATGAATCCAATCCTAATTTTAATCACAGTTTTAGCTTCCATTAATCAATAATCgctaaaatatttattatgtGCTCAGTTTCCCTTTAAGCACATCCTTTTCCTTTACTTTTGACACTGAGTAATGGGTCCATTATACTCGTCACATTGGTCATGTTGAGTGCAAATAGTGATGTCGCCACAGCTCCACGAGTAATTGCTGCAGTACTCTGGGAGTGTACAATCGTACACATCACTTGCCACGGGACCCATGTTTGATTAGAAAAATTGCGAGACAGCCTAAATGACACCAAAGCGTGGCTCGATTCAGTGGCAGTGACATCACTTTTTGGTGTTCAAGGGCAAGAACGACAAGTGTAAAATGGGCCCCTTAAAGTCCTAAATTACTTCCCATTAGACAGAGGAAggttcatatttatttatgcagtttatTATAGTTGGGTTATATAGTAGTTATAAAGCATAGAGCTGAGTTATAATTAAGGTTAAAGGGCATTCATTCGTCTTTTGCAGACTTTATAAATCCACTATATTTTCAAAGTCTAGTACTGCTAAATAATTATGATTTTGCTGTTaattgaaacaaacaaacaaaaaaatatatatatatgtgtgtgtgtgtgtgtgtgtgtgtgtgtgtgtataatattacaacacacacagttgcaaagtttttatttacacatagctgaaattaatgttttcttttctcagtgAGGTTTACAGAGCTGTTGAGTTATTTATCTCAATAACAAGAggtgtttttcatattttataatTATGAGGATACTTTACATATTTAACTACCCCTTAAATTCACCAGCAACAGAACTTATAAAGAAATCAAGCATGCATATATCCTTAAATGCAAAACTAATTCCTTGAACAggtcttactgttttttttcctcagtgttTTATCATAGACTGTTACAGTAGCGGATGATCGCTTTAAGCATGTCTAAAGTTTCAAGTAGTGAGGTGTGTGTGCGTAGACGTAATCCCTGTGATCCAAAAGCTCTTTTTCCTCCCACTCTTGAATCCGTAACAATGAAAGCACAGACGTTTCAGCCACCTGCTGTTCTGACTTTCCGTCTTACGAGGGGCAGCCAATAACGGTAAAGCCAGAGGAGCTAAAATGACAAGGTTCTGCGCACCGAGGCAgaggaaatataaataagaaTTACTTTGAACTGTAAGTCCTGTAAAGCTTTTTTTGTAGAGTCCAAGGATTAAGCACAACCGGTCACCTGTAAAAACTCAAAATCATCCTGAGATAAAATCctgtaaagcagaaaaaaaccctgaaCATTAAGAGCTTTATAAAGTAGGATTTACTGTACATCTGTTGTTAGATTGAAAGTCTGACACGGGAACAGCAGTCGGTCTGTTACATCACTCAGCAGAAATCTTAAACTTTTCCTTGTATGATTTCAGACTATAAAAAGTAAAAGATCACACATTGACATTTTTTCGCCCAAGAATGCCCattgtttaaacaaatattttgaaaccgtttttaaacagattttaaaGCAGGATTTAATTTACTCAGACATGCCAGATGACCAGAAATAACAGGGAAATGCGAAGATATCTCAGTAAGGTAACAGACCAGTGGTGTGTCATTCACACAGGCTTATTTCAAGCCACAAGAGACCCTGAAAATGTATGTTATACCTTTATGAAAATGGTTATAAAAGGAGTTATTAATTGAAAGCAGGGAGTTCATTTTTACGTTTGGTGCTCCCTAAAACTGCTTTCGGGAGCGATCAAACGTCCATCTGTGCAAGAAAATCTCTCACCTCTTAACAAATTGGCATCCTGCTTTGAATGAAAATATCTACATAGGACTGTAGATCAATTCAAACTTTAAGAATATAAAAAACGTGAGCTACAATTATGTCTTATTATTTAAGGACTTGAAGTTGgattaaatgtttttgtcagATTGTCTTTGTAATAATAATTGTTATGGCCACGTCCATAAAACATTAAGGCTCAGCTGTGGCTAAGCATACAAAGAGAGTGCCACGCCCGAGATTTATTAGACtaagttcttttatttaaacaagaaatgaaataaaggcCTGAAGTACTGGCTAAAAGAGGGGGAGGACCTTGTACCATCATCcctaaagtaataaaaataaagtaaacccTGACAAATTAAAGCAAGGATCTTGGAATGCTGAAGACTGGCTTGTTCTGGGCCAGCTTCCTTTAAATAAGAGCAGAAGAATCCATCAACACTCCGCCCAACACACCTAGAAAATAAGGGAGGAGgtgagaagaaggaaaaaaagaggagtgTAGTAGTTTCGGATTGGTAATGATGTCTTGTgttctttcccttttcttttcttcattacAGACAGTCCAATTTGTGCAAGGCATTTTTGTGGAGAAGTATGACCCCACAATAGAAGACTCCTACAGAAAGGTATGACCTAAcctgcacacacatgcattgcTTCACATGACTttgtaaacattttcaaataaaacaagTCTTGTAAAAATgcacctttttgttgttgttgttgttgttgttttaacagCAAGTCGAGGTCGATGGGCAGCAATGTATGCTTGAAATCCtggacacagctggaactgtAAGTCAAACATGAGTAGGATGCAGGGGTGTTTCGAGGATATTGTGGACCGGCCGCTGATGCCGTCTGTTATCGTTCTTTAGGAACAGTTCACGGCCATGAGGGACCTGTACATGAAGAATGGCCAGGGCTTTGCTTTGGTGTACTCCATTACAGCGCAGTCGACATTTAACGACCTGCAGGACCTCCGGGAGCAGATCCTGCGAGTAAAGGACACAGAGGATGTGAGTTTAACACACTTTCACACTTGTTTTGATTATAAAGCGCTCTCATGTAAGAGGTCcccattaaacatgtttgtcctCATTGTTCAATGAAAATTCCCAAACAAAACCTcctaatttttttctttaattatttgACACATCACAAGCAAAAAGGTTTTTAACTTTAAGGGTTCATAACTTTCTAGAACTCAAGCATCTCTTCTTTCCAAAAAGCAACAAACCTTTAATGTCTACTTCAACAATGACACGAATGATTaattaacagaaaaagaaagggaTCTACCAATTAATTGGTCAAACTTGCTTACAGCTGACAaggcaaaaaaataattacTAATAAAAGTAAACACTGTCCAAACAAATATTGAGCATGAATTTTTGGAGCTCATTAGTCAAATCATGTTTCAAATGTTGCTGAATGTTGATTCGCGTTATGCTGCATATAACATGGCAGACAtacaaactgtggtttgcagaGTTTGGTCGGCCAGAGCTACGTTCTCTTCTATGCTGGCGTCCACATACCGATGCAGAATGTGATTACACCTGTATTTTGGTTGTTTGGTTATATTCCAGTTTATTCAGAGACAGCCGACATGTAGCCACTTACCTCTTTTTATGTCACCGTACTGCAGAACAGCACCGGTTACCACAACTATCAGCTGTTTACTCTAACCCTCATTTCAACCAAGAACTTTCTTACTGTGAAGTGACAGCACTAACCACTCCAACACTGTGCAGCCTAGTAGCACAGTGTTGGAAATGAGTTAATGAGTTTCACACATTTGAATTGGCTAGTGGAAACACCATCAGTACACCTGTCCAATCAATTTGCTTAGCATACGTTTTTTTTACTGCTCCCTGTGCCCGTGTGAGCTCTCTTTGGATACTCTGGTTTCCTCTTTTGTGCTTGTTAATGGTTAATTGGCATTTATATATGCAAGTGTGAATGGCTGTCACTCTGTAGTGGGGACCCAGTATATGTGCCACTGCTGACATCATCGCATAGCTGCATCCATTAATGCCCACCATTAAGGCCCGCTGTAGTATTCTCCTGAAGGATTGCCACTCAGACCGTACCTCCACATCAGTCCTGATGTAGGAGAAGTGAAAActgaaagcaaacacacacacacacactttctacaaAGTCCTGTTTTTCCAAACTGTTTCGACATTTTCCTCTGTATAATATGTGAATCTCTGAGCTTCTGTACTGGTATAGCATTAAAATGGTGGTAAAAAGTGACATGATCATACACTGGTGTTTTCAACCCAGCGGCACAAGATgccaggttaaaaaaaaatccagcctATAAAATGTTAACACTTTTTACTGTCAGTTGCTTACCTGATATCTGCCCACTTACCTCTGTTCACTAATTACAGTAATTAATGCCCtcactttctctttctttcctcacaCTGGCAGCAGTGTGTCTGAAGTCTATAGCAGCAAGAGTTGTAACTAGGCATTAAGAAGCTCTTATAGCTTTTGCAGATACAGCATGCACTATTGCAGGAGTGTGTTTGCTCTGTTAAACTCCCCCAACCCTAAACTGGTAGTTtagggttgttgtttttttcctttcccccACAATAGATAGCTAAATGTCACATTCAGATGTCTTTGAAATATTCTATTGCGTAATTAAATTTACAGTATTCATTCATATCCCTAAAATGTTCAACACTAAAGTGATACGAAGTTAGTTtgtatcatatatatatatatatatatatatatatgtatgtatgtatgtatatatatgtatgtatgtatgtatatatatgtatgtatgtatgtatatatatgtatgtatgtatgtatatatatgtatgtatgtatgtatatatatgtatgtatgtatatgtatgtatgtatatgtatgtatgtatatgtatgtatgtatatgtatgtatgtatatgtatgtatgtatatgtatgtatgtatatatatatgtatgtgtatatatatgtatgtgtatatatatatatatgtatgtatatatatgtatgtatatgtatgtatatatatatgtatatatatgtatgtatatgtatgtatatatatgtatgtatatgtatgtatatatatatgtatatatatgtatgtatatgtatgtatatatatatatgtatatatatgtatgtgtatatatatatatatatatatgtatgtgtatatatatatgtatatatttatcaCGGTTTTTTTAAGTGGAAAACGGAAGTTAAATACCgagtaaacaaaaaaatataaccACTGACCATGAGCCAGACTGTTGCAGATATTACTGTTGGCCCAAAATGTCATAATGCTTTAACAAAAGTAATTGGAGCTAAATTTACTCTTGATTCCTTTTCTATTATTCGCATAAAAATGCTGCTTTGAAAACAAGCAGTAGCATCCTTTGGGGTTTGAAATAGTTTGTTTGGCTTAAAATGCTGGTGCATTTCTGTGACCCACAGACAGACTCCTTTTTAAACAACCTTATcatgttatatttatttatatatatttattatattataaacctttattatgTTTGTCTTGAACAAACAAACGAGTAGCAAGTACTGGATAGATCATTGACCAGCCCTTTCTACAGACATCATTGGTGCACATCTGCAGAGAGAGCAAAAATAAATCCATATGTGTCTATCTAGGACATAAATACAAGTCTTACCAAAAAATAGAAACAAGTGTAAAagatccttcttttttttttagtttggttggttggttttttgGATGGAACACCTGATGTCTGTTTTCACCGACCAGTGATGATATGTTGGCAGAGTATAATAAACATCCGAATGCTGTAATTCTCTAAGGCTCCTCCTCAGTCTGCAGAAGGAAAACTGGCGGCGTCTCACTGTATAATCTGCCCTTGTCACCTCTCCTTCATTAAAGTCAGCACCGTGGGAGAAGAGGGCAGAGCGCAGGGGGACAGGAACTTTGTGACGGGGTGGAAATGTCAGAGCTGCTGTTGGTTGCGATCTGCTGCCTTCTCCTCTCTCTAAATCAAGAGAGATGGAGCATGCTGAGTGTGTGCgctctttatttattcatagcAGGTTGCTCAGCTGGTCTGTGTGTCTTGGTTAAGGTCTCTTTTTGCTGAAACCTTCTGCTCCTTAGTATGCACATAAGCTTTCTAACCACTGTTTAGTCTTGTGATGAAATCTTTCAAACATGAATTTGGTCAACATTTTTGAGCATTtctaatatattaaaatatttgttgtctTGTTTTCCATAATCATTGGGAGCCACCATTGTaattaataatgatgataatgatcGTGTGGatagttttaattaaaatcCACCCTCTGATCAGATTCCTGAAACTTGTGATAAACATGAAGATGAAggcatttttatgtatttgtttctttcattgcttttgtgtcattttacatctgcacaaaaataaaactaaagttccttattattttgttttttgaacatGTCGCATGTCCACTAATCCATCAGGTTCCCATGATCCTGGTGGGAAACAAGTGTGACCTGGAGGATGAGCGTGTGGTCGGGAAGGAGCAGGGTCAGAACCTGGCCCGTCAGTGGAACAACTGTGCCTTTTTAGAGACTTCAGCTAAATCAAAGATCAACGTTAATGAGGTAGGTGCTAATACCACACGCTGCACGTATGGTCTCTCTTCATTATGCTTCTGCACCAGTGACTGCATGCCTTCATACGCCAATTATGTCAAAATGTCACAACTGTCTGATAGGACTGTAGCGATGACCTTTGACGTTTATGAAATGTCATATCTTAAAATTCACCATGCGATTataatactgtaaaaaaaaaatttccctACATAATTATCATGGccaaaataaatgataaatacaaAATTACAGTATAGAGGCAGGAGGTGGTTCACTGAATGAAttcataaataataacatataAACTTTCTGacaataaataactgagcagTAATCAGCTGCCTTCCCAGTAAGTTTCTCATCCTGGACTTGAGCTCCACCATCTTGGACTTTTCCCTACAACATTCTCTAAAGGAGTGTACACAGGAAGCGATTTGCTTGTTACGTACCGCTTTGTTGCTGACAGTCAGTCACTGTGGACATTCATGTCTCAGGTTGCCGAGGTAACCCTCAGATATGTCTTGCCTTCTCATTTGTCAGTCAAAGGTATCCTTCACTCTAATTTGTAGTTGCATCAGTCGCGTGCCTTTAAGTTAATAAAGTTGAGCTCCGTGACCGCTCACTCAGTGTCATCACTCAGTGGTTATTTCACCCTGATTTTAAGTGCTCTTTAAGTGTTTGCCACATTGCTGCTAGTTGCttcctgtgtggatgcctcTTTATGTCTAGAGTAGCAGCACCTGTTCTCTTCTTCCTGCTTAGAACAACCCCTTTAGTTTGCAGTTTGCAGATCTTCAGCGCAGAAGGATGACAACTGAAAAGTTCCAGTTTGGATTCCAAGATATGGATTTGAAGAATGTCCAGCCACTAGATGAGGGATTCAGGACAGCAGCACCCTCATCACCCTGCCATTaagaaacagttaaaaaaataaaaacagtactGGAGCTAGCTGGCTAACAGTGAATGAACTGTCACAAATTAAACATCCATTAAATGCCTTTTATCTATCACTCTCACAGTCAGGTGGATGAACGAGGAAATCTGGCGTTTAGTATCCTGAACCACAGCTGTCCAAAACTGGTCGACAGCCTTCAGTCATTAaatcttattttatcttataTGACTTTGAAATTCGAGGCACTTTGACATTGTGTTgtgtagggctgccacgattagtcaactagtcacgattacgtcgacgactaatttaatagtcgacacgttgttcccaaaagacgcaggaatacgTAGTAGGATTGACGTagtggactgaaacagaagatggcagcactgcatgtacaaggatgccagctgccgttaaaccccgaagaagaagaagcagtgtccaaattcaggaaccgcatcctcctcctgtgcccgcatttgtaggcATTACAGCGGCGTttacgttacagcgacacgacgaagactgtccaaattcgaagacgccgacaaatgcgcccttcatttccccagatttgaaggatgggtcgggtgtatacttcgtggcccaacctatcccagaattcatagcgcggccctgctcagtttccaacaattgcatcagctagttagttttaatattactcttattattctttctgggtcacaaaataaacgtttaacatattttcaggcgagaatgtagctgtgtaaacttcaaatatctgctcagtttatcaagtccgttttcggagacgtctgttacccaccagctcgatagctagccgggggcaaggctcactagagcccgtgagaacaccggactcccggcaaatcgttttcaaacccaccgccgtcttttgctactcaggttaaacatgatatgtaagtaacttagataacttaaaaatgttgttgtttggcttttttcagcattttatttgttcttgagtaaatcgatttggctgagattaaagttatagtttttacacagctgaataaacgtcaggcagacagctgattatcagaagtgtgagatgctggagaatatactccagtgtcctgttatattttagatagcaaggagcagatggctgagtttattaaacttcaccgaaacaatctgcaaatttcattaaaatttaataaactatcatcttgtctgtatttttagttagcacataccttaaacacttaaagctgtaagctaatgatagttatataagagcagatgcatgctggtacaataagctgtacgttttacgtccaatggatgcatgatctgattagttgactaatcgcaaaaataatcagtgACTAGTCgaatatcaaaataatcgtttgtggcagccctagtgttGTGCACAGCTCAAATTACCTTGCCCAGTAGGTAAACATTAACAGTGCTATCACCAGCAGCTTTCCTTCCTCACAGGTTAACGTCGACAGAATGTGGTGATACATCGCTCCAGTCAAGCGGTTACATGCAGGTTTACTCGGGCATAGCCAAAGCACTGCAGAACTGTGCTGGTTCACACGGTTGTCATCTATCTTACTTTCTGCTTTGCTCATTTACAACTTCCCATCACAAATAGGGAGATTGATGGGGGGTATTTTAAGCTACCCGATGTTGAACATTGATAAAATATGAATAGTTGGTTCAGCAGGCTAGTATTGCTGTTGTTCACCTGCAAAGGCAGCAAGGAAGTTTTAGCTCTTAAACAGGAAAAATAAGCAGACATTTACCAGCTGAAGGTAAAATGTGGTAATCTTCATGCTTTTCAAGCTGTTTTATATCTGTATTacagtaaaataattacatatgCGAGCCAGCTGAACAGTTGCAACTTGGTGGGGACAGATTGCATAATCAGATGGCCACTCTTGACATCACTAGTAAAGTCTGTCTTGGAAACACTGCAATAAATGTAAACCCTATTACCAAAACTTAAcaacacaacattaaaatatcCTGAAAGACTTTacagttcattttatttaattatgcaAATGGGGGAAACATACTCGACTAAACCAGCATTATAAATGATATACTGAGACAAATTATAGAGAAGTTAAAATGGAGCACCAGACCTCAGTGACTCAGCCAGGCCAGCCAAAAAGGGTACACACACCTGACAGATGAGGCACAGGTTAGTGGAGTAGCTAGCTTTAAACAGTTAACTAAAGGAGCAAATTAACTGCAGGAAGAGTGGAAAACAAATCTGAAATTAAAATTGATAGTTCACCAGTCTTCAGTCCTTCGCTCAGCATTGCAATACCAGCATAACCTGCACCTGTCCGAGTGACTGTTTTCTGTTGTTGCAGCTGCTTCTCTCACTTCCCACAACAAACTCAGCAAGTCAGAGTAATAGTCATCCTCATCTTACTTTAGTCAGCCATTAAGTGTGTCAGTCAGCTCAGTGGGGGGGCTCAAATCTGCTGTGGGTGTAGTGGCAGGTGGTGTCTTCACATCCTAAACCCAACACTTACCTGCAGTTctacatgaataaaacatgaataataTGTTTACCAGACTTATTTCTTTGGAAGCATGAGAGGGAATCCATGTTTAAATGTCTGGTTGACTAGTTGCACTCCTCGCTGTAGCAATAGAGTAAAACTGggcttaaaaaaatgtaaatattgagTTTTAGTTGATCAGCTGCAGATTTACACTAACACACCGAAGAGTTTCCCATAAATGCACACAACCTTCTTATGATATTCTTAAAAGCATTCAGTGTTAGTGACTTTGTGTTTCTAGttatcttttaaaaataaatttctaattgtatgattttcattttaaagacagAAGCTGCTTGACCGCTAGACCAGCAAATGAAACAAGAGAAACTGTGTTTGCTGTCCACCATTTCATGCATTTTAGTGTTGTGTGTCAACAGGAATTTGTACTGATAACATCATTCCTGAGCTGTAGCTCTCTCCGTACATCCCATAATATACTGAAGCAAAGTGCTGAAACACATCAAATCTTCTCTGTTGTAGATTTTCTATGATCTGGTACGACAGATCAACAGAAAAACACCGatggaaaagaagaagacaaaaaagaagTCAAGTTGCACACTGCTCTAAATTGCCATCCCA from the Pelmatolapia mariae isolate MD_Pm_ZW linkage group LG20, Pm_UMD_F_2, whole genome shotgun sequence genome contains:
- the rap1aa gene encoding RAP1A, member of RAS oncogene family a — its product is MREYKLVVLGSGGVGKSALTVQFVQGIFVEKYDPTIEDSYRKQVEVDGQQCMLEILDTAGTEQFTAMRDLYMKNGQGFALVYSITAQSTFNDLQDLREQILRVKDTEDVPMILVGNKCDLEDERVVGKEQGQNLARQWNNCAFLETSAKSKINVNEIFYDLVRQINRKTPMEKKKTKKKSSCTLL